Genomic DNA from Sphingomonas hankookensis:
GGGTCGATCACCAGATCGCGCACCCGTTCGAACGCCAGCCCGCTCGCCCGCGCGACCAGTGCCGTGAACAGGATCAGCCGCCCGTCGCCGATCGCCTCGGCCAGCAAGGCCCCGACTTCCTCGCCCTGCGGCTCGATCGCCTGCGCCAACCGCATCGCGGCGACCTCCAGCGGGACCAGCTCGCTCTGCGCGTCGATCGCCCGTCGCACCGACTCGGCCAGCGCCGCATCGACCATCGCGATCTGCTCGCCCGCACCCGCCATCTCGCGCAGCGCCGCCGCGACCCACCATGCCAGTCGCGCGTACAGCGGCCGGACCAGTTCGACCGCCGCCGGAACTCCCACGACCATGCCCCCGCGCCGCGCCTGCGCCGCCAGCATCGACACGGCCGCCGCGGCGACCAGCCGGTCGCTCGACTGCGCCAGCCGCGCGACCATCGTCGGCCCGTCGCCAGCGCCCGTGACCATCACCGGCAACCCCTGCGCGATCGCATCCAGCCGCACCCGCGCGAACAACTCGCCGAACAGCGCCGGGTCGCGGAACAGCCCGGCCCGCACCACCCGGTCGAACGGCGATCCCGCCCCGCGCAGCCCCTGCGCCAGCGCCGCCTGCCCCCGCGCGGTCAACAGCCGGATGGCGTGATCCCGCACCGTCGCATCGATGCCGCCGACCATCGCCCGCATCACCGCGTCCAGCGCGGCGGCGGTCCGGTCGTCGATCCGCGCATCGTCGGGCAGATGGAAATGCTCGGCCGCCGCGCGCAGCCGCCGATGCCCCGCCCGCTCCGCTGCAGCGACATGGTCCAGCAGCAGAATGGCGGCAGCGCTGGCCTCGCGGGAATCGATCGGGTCGATGGACATGGTTCCGGCTTTAACCTTACCCGGTTAAGGCTAAGCTAAGCCTCGCGCCGCAGATTTTCGATGGCGTGGGCAAGGGTAATGCCCGCGTGCAGCGCGACCAACGCCAGCCCGATCGTCGATGTTCCCGCCAGTGCGAACGGTGCGAGCAGTACCAACGCCGTCGCCGGCGTCGCGGCCCAGGGCGGGCGGACGGCGGGCGAGCGCCGCGCGAGGATCGTCGCCGCCACGCCGACCAGCGCCAGCACCCCCGCCGTCCCGGCCTGCACGATCAGCGACTGGACCAGCCCGATGCCCAGCACCCCGGCCACGCCGAACACATCGACCCCGCGTTCCTGCCACGCGGCATGCCCGTCCTCGCCGCGCAACCATCCGAGCAGCGACCCGGCCGACAGCACGACCATCGCCAGGAACAGCAGCACCGTCGCCGCCCCCGCACTCCAGAACGGGATCGCCGCCAGCCCCGCGACGCCCAGCACCCCGCCCGCCGCACCGATCGCGACATCGGGCACCTTGCGCCGCACCAGCAGCGGCAGCAGCAACCGCGACACGGGCGTGAAGACGTACCGGTCGATCCACCCCGTCCGCTGTTCGGCCAGCGACGCCAGCACGTCCTTGCTCCGCACCTCCAGCGTGCCCGCATCGCGCTCCACGCCATGTCCCGAGCGCACCGCCTTGGCCGGCAGCAGGACATGCGCCGCGCGTGCCTGGGTCGCGACGCGCAGCAGCGTCGACTGAAAATCATATTCGCGCGGCAGCCGGGCGGCATCGTCCAGCCGGTCGACCGACAGCGTCGCGACCCCGGCCCAGCAATGCTCGGCATCGACCCGCTCGACCGAGGTCGCATCGCCGGTCGGCGTGACCAGCAGCGTGTCGACCGGCTCCAGCGCCATCCCCTCGACCACCGCGTCGGTCGTGACCAGCCCGTCGGCCAGCGCGACGATGGTGGCGAGCGGGTGGACCTTCGCCTTCGCTTCCTCGGCCGACCGCACGATATCGACCGTCGCCCCGCGCCGCCCGATCCGGTTGACCGCCGCCGCCAGCGCGGGCGTCACCCGCCCGACCGCGACCAGCAACTGCCCGGCACCGGCCGCGACCAGCAGCCGCGCCTGATATTCGATCAGGGTCATGCCGCCAAAGGGCAATGTCGCCGCCAGCACGCCGGGCTGGTGTTCGGCTTCTTCGGTCGCGAAAATCAGGCCGGTCAGCATGAAGGGCCGTTAAGCGCTGACGAGCCGCAGCGCCAGCCCCGCGCGCGGTGCCGGATACAGCACGCCGCCGGTCAGCGGCGC
This window encodes:
- a CDS encoding DUF2336 domain-containing protein, with the protein product MSIDPIDSREASAAAILLLDHVAAAERAGHRRLRAAAEHFHLPDDARIDDRTAAALDAVMRAMVGGIDATVRDHAIRLLTARGQAALAQGLRGAGSPFDRVVRAGLFRDPALFGELFARVRLDAIAQGLPVMVTGAGDGPTMVARLAQSSDRLVAAAAVSMLAAQARRGGMVVGVPAAVELVRPLYARLAWWVAAALREMAGAGEQIAMVDAALAESVRRAIDAQSELVPLEVAAMRLAQAIEPQGEEVGALLAEAIGDGRLILFTALVARASGLAFERVRDLVIDPDGARLWVVLRALAVDRATIARIGFALAESEPVRDVEGFADRIDVIMEVTPDAARIALAPMALDADYHAAMLALGAGA